The following are encoded together in the Penicillium digitatum chromosome 3, complete sequence genome:
- a CDS encoding ATPase, AAA+ type, core: MGSNGRNTKIPLVPLPKGSVLLPGVTLRIPVSNRPDLANLLSSLADKPLKRDTNAVTFGCVPLKSPSLSQDGKQLLEGDNMDSEQKEEYDLIDAGQARKEDLFHCGTIGKVIGVQRRIYSEPFLLVQGSQRFSVKKVLRDRPYFEAEVFINDESNSGQGDAEFAELFQQLRQLSRELLTLLRFSSLLSAASSRLSPLVARKFELYISRTELTQAGKLADFMADVSDASFEEKLRILNSLDVRERLERVVEILTRQIQHIKSSVRVTSLGSTSFPSSVMEISQIDPREREILAKRAISGLSGMTPPGGRGNEEEKEPNEVEELHQKLNDAQLSPEARKVADKELKRLQKMNPANAEYGVCRTYLENLSEIPWTKVTEDQLGPDTLKKARKQLDEDHYGLERIKKRLLEYLAVLRLKQSANSGVERQISGISRELDASAVGDVETEVPLLSEPEQAALENRLEILKSKRMTDKSPILLLVGPPGTGKTSLARSVAASLGRKFHRISLGGVRDEAEIRGHRRTYVAAMPGLIVNGLKKVGVANPVILLDEIDKVGGANFQGDPAAAMLEVLDPEQNHTFTDHYINIPIDLSKVLFLATANSLDTIPAPLLDRMETISLSGYTTVEKRHIAKQHLIPKQIRSNGLNDGQVNLSDEVIDKTITSYTRESGVRNLERELGSICRHKAVQYADAGDAGRLDKYNPVVSLDDLEEILGIERFEEEIAEKHGRPGVVTGLVAYSTGGQGSILFIEVADMPGNGRVQLTGKLGDVLKESVEVALTWVRAHSFELGLTHDPSEDIMKSRSLHVHCPSGAIPKDGPSAGLAHTVALISLFSNKPVPPHIAMTGEVSLRGRVMPVGGIREKLIGALCAGVKTVLLPDHNRKDVKDVPQEVKDGLEIIYVKHISEGLRQIWPDTQWPGQHQMNFVESRL; the protein is encoded by the exons ATGGGATCCAACGGTAGAAACACAAAGATTCCACTCGTACCACTTCCCAAGGGCTCGGTTTTGTTACCCGGTGTGACTCTACGCATTCCAGTTTCTAACCGTCCCGATCTCGCCAATCTTCTTTCGTCACTTGCGGACAAGCCTTTGAAGCGAGATACGAATGCTGTCACCTTCGGCTGTGTTCCACTTAAATCACCATCCCTGAGCCAGGATGGAAAGCAGCTCCTCGAAGGTGACAACATGGACTCGGAGCAAAAGGAGGAATATGATTTGATCGACGCTGGTCAGGCACGCAAGGAGGACCTGTTCCATTGTGGAACTATTGGCAAAGTCATCGGGGTTCAGCGCCGGATTTATTCCGAACCATTTTTGCTTGTTCAAGGCTCGCAAAGATTCTCTGTCAAGAAGGTCCTGCGTGACCGGCCATACTTTGAGGCCGAGGTCTTCATTAATGATGAATCGA ACTCTGGCCAAGGTGACGCTGAATTCGCTGAACTTTTCCAACAATTGAGGCAGCTCTCCCGAGAACTACTAACTCTCCTACGCTTCTCCTCATTGCTGTCGGCAGCCTCCTCTCGTCTTTCGCCACTCGTTGCCCGAAAGTTTGAGCTCTATATATCAAGGACCGAACTGACACAGGCCGGGAAATTGGCCGATTTCATGGCAGACGTATCTGACGCAAGCTTTGAGGAAAAGCTACGTATCCTCAACTCGCTGGATGTTAGGGAGCGGCTGGAGAGGGTTGTTGAGATCCTCACCAGACAGATACAGCATATTAAGAGTAGCGTCAGGGTCACCTCGCTTGGCTCAACTTCATTCCCCTCCTCCGTGATGGAAATCAGTCAGATTGACCCGCGTGAACGTGAGATTCTTGCAAAACGTGCAATTTCAGGTCTCTCCGGCATGACACCCCCGGGCGGGCGTGGCaatgaggaagagaaggagcCCAATGAAGTAGAGGAGCTACATCAGAAGTTGAATGATGCGCAGCTTAGTCCCGAAGCTCGGAAAGTTGCGGACAAGGAATTGAAACGCCTGCAAAAGATGAACCCTGCCAACGCCGAATACGGTGTTTGCCGGACTTATCTGGAAAACTTGTCAGAAATCCCGTGGACTAAGGTGACAGAGGATCAGCTTGGACCGGACACACTGAAGAAAGCCAGGAAGCAGCTGGACGAGGACCACTACGGCCTGGAGCGAATCAAGAAGCGATTGCTGGAATATTTGGCTGTGTTGCGCTTGAAACAATCCGCAAACTCGGGTGTTGAACGCCAGATCTCAGGAATTTCCAGGGAGTTGGACGCCTCGGCAGTTGGTGATGTCGAGACGGAAGTCCCCCTGCTGTCAGAACCTGAACAAGCTGCGTTAGAGAACCGCCTCGAGATCCTCAAGTCCAAGCGGATGACCGACAAGTCCCCTATTTTGCTTCTGGTCGGACCCCCTGGAACTGGCAAGACGAGTCTAGCCAGGTCTGTTGCTGCCTCGCTTGGCCGAAAATTCCACAGGATCTCCCTTGGTGGTGTCAGAGACGAGGCGGAAATCCGGGGCCACCGACGTACATACGTTGCAGCCATGCCTGGGTTGATTGTCAATGGGTTGAAGAAGGTCGGCGTTGCAAACCCCGTCATTCTTCTCGATGAGATTGACAAGGTCGGTGGCGCCAACTTTCAAGGCGATCCGGCCGCCGCCATGTTGGAGGTTCTTGATCCTGAGCAGAATCACACTTTCACCGACCACTATATCAACATTCCTATCGACCTGAGCAAGGTTCTTTTCCTTGCTACCGCTAACTCCCTGGACACAATTCCGGCGCCTCTGCTTGACCGCATGGAGACCATCTCCCTATCTGGGTACACTACTGTTGAGAAGAGGCACATTGCCAAGCAACACCTGATCCCGAAGCAGATTCGATCCAATGGTCTCAATGATGGCCAGGTAAATCTATCCGACGAGGTTATTGATAAGACTATCACCTCGTACACCCGTGAGTCCGGTGTTCGCAACCTAGAGCGAGAACTTGGCTCTATCTGTCGCCACAAGGCCGTTCAATACGCCGACGCCGGGGACGCTGGCCGCCTAGACAAATACAACCCTGTTGTATCACTCGACGATCTCGAGGAGATCCTTGGAATTGAGCGATTCGAAGAAGAGATCGCCGAGAAACACGGTCGCCCCGGTGTGGTCACAGGCCTTGTCGCCTACTCTACCGGTGGCCAGGGTAGCATTCTGTTTATCGAGGTTGCAGACATGCCCGGTAACGGACGCGTTCAGCTAACCGGTAAGCTGGGCGACGTGCTTAAGGAATCTGTCGAAGTAGCCTTGACATGGGTGAGGGCACACTCCTTCGAGCTCGGTCTTACCCACGACCCAAGTGAAGATATTATGAAGAGCCGCAGCCTTCACGTCCACTGCCCCTCTGGCGCTATCCCCAAGGACGGTCCATCTGCTGGTCTCGCCCATACTGTTGCCCTGATCTCGTTATTCAGCAACAAGCCCGTCCCACCGCATATCGCCATGACTGGCGAGGTCTCCCTCCGCGGCCGGGTCATGCCTGTTGGCGGCATTAGAGAGAAATTGATTGGTGCTCTGTGTGCGGGCGTCAAGACCGTGCTGTTGCCGGACCACAACCGTAAGGACGTCAAAGACGTCCCACAGGAAGTCAAGGATGGCCTGGAAATCATCTATGTAAA GCACATTTCGGAAGGGCTTCGCCAGATCTGGCCCGATACCCAGTGGCCGGGTCAACACCAGATGAACTTTGTTGAAAGCCGACTGTAA
- a CDS encoding RIO1 family protein kinase, putative, translated as MVRLSSVQGKALRRLQNQAGIQQPPKTKWPSVVGKPVYLPEFRVALVRTPNLTPRYAQFRVPLNFNKFDLRSYLWHLYGVGTLSIRSYVQAQPITRISRDGKGFGPWRRPKSQKRMTVELKEPFVYPQEPKDLTPWEHESWAKAEKFQIDLQEKENPKPNKGEQPDRELREAYKEQAKALLENKETWRPTWKALGLEPYQAAKNGAFAPASTLPAWFAKGRKHGAR; from the exons ATGGTGCGTCTCAGCAGTGTTCAAGGGAAAGCCCTTCGCCGCCTGCAAAACCAGGCTGGTATCCAGCAACCCCCCAAAACCAAATGGCCCAGCGTCGTCGGCAAGCCTGTGTACCT GCCTGAATTCCGCGTCGCTCTCGTCCGAACTCCCAACCTCACCCCCAGATATGCTCAATTCCGCGTCCCCCTCAACTTCAACAAGTTCGACCTCCGCAGCTACCTGTGGCACTTATACGGAGTCGGAACCCTCAGCATCCGCAGTTACGTTCAGGCACAACCAATCACACGAATTTCGCGCGATGGCAAGGGTTTCGGCCCGTGGCGCCGACCTAAGTCGCAGAAGCGTATGACCGTTGAATTGAAGGAGCCCTTCGTGTACCCCCAGGAACCGAAAGACCTAACCCC CTGGGAGCATGAAAGCTGGGCAAAGGCCGAGAAGTTCCAGATTGACCTACAAGAAAAGGAGAACCCCAAGCCGAACAAGGGTGAACAGCCCGATCGCGAGTTGCGCGAAGCCTACAAAGAGCAGGCTAAGGCGCTGCTCGAGAACAAGGAGACATGGAGACCGACCTGGAAGGCTTTGGGCTTGGAGCCATACCAGGCGGCTAAAAATGGCGCCTTCGCCCCCGCTTCCACGCTGCCAGCTTGGTTTGCCAAGGGGCGGAAGCACGGAGCGCGGTGA
- a CDS encoding Hydroxymethylbilane synthase, putative produces the protein MATPAPTQKTITIGTRKSKLALLQTDLVLEALKKAFPQYEYKVFSKETAGDLNTTIALRDFTTKNLWTEELEELMIGGQVDVIVHSLKDVPTTLPSSCKLGPSMPREDSRDVLVVKQGLPYKSLSEIPAGSVVGTSSIRRTAQLARKYPHLKVQDVRGNIGTRLSKLDAEDSPYTCVILAAAGLLRLNLADRITQYLDSKNSGMLYAVGQGALGIEIRKEDIVLQDMLDTIGHQDTTFSVLAERSLLRTLEGGCSAPLGVETEWIQNAQGAKQLRMRSVVVSVDGKECAQVELEADVTSAESAEAFGITVAKALVANGAGDILETIQQNKAKESVSTAV, from the exons ATGGCTACCCCCGCCCCCACCCAAAAGACAATCACTATTGGCACCCGAAAGTCTAAACTGGCTCTTCTCCAGACAGACCTGGTCCTCGAGGCATTGAAGAAGGCATTCCCGCAATATGAATACAAGGTTTTCTCCAAGGAGACAGCCGGTGACCTGAACACCACTATCGCACTGCGAGATTTTACCACCAAGAATCTGTGGACGGAGGAATTGGAGGAACTGATGATCGGCGGACAGGTCGATGTTATCGTGCACTCGCTGAAAG ATGTCCCCACTACTCTCCCCTCTTCCTGTAAGCTAGGCCCGAGCATGCCCCGTGAAGATAGCAGGGATGTTCTCGTGGTGAAACAAGGCTTGCCATACAAGAGTCTGTCAGAAATCCCCGCAGGGTCGGTGGTTGGAACCTCGTCTATTCGCCGCACAGCACAGTTGGCCCGGAAATACCCCCACCTCAAGGTCCAGGATGTCCGTGGCAATATCGGCACTCGCCTATCAAAGCTAGACGCTGAAGATAGCCCTTATACCTGTGTCATTCTGGCCGCCGCTGGTCTGCTGCGCCTTAATTTGGCCGATCGAATTACCCAATATTTGGACTCTAAGAACAGCGGCATGCTTTATGCTGTCGGGCAGGGCGCCCTTGGTATCGAAATTCGCAAAGAGGATATTGTTCTGCAGGATATGTTGGACACGATTGGTCACCAGGACACCACATTCTCGGTTTTGGCCGAGCGGAGTCTTTTGCGGACTCTTGAGGGAGGCTGCAGTGCCCCGCTGGGCGTTGAAACCGAATGGATTCAAAATGCGCAGGGTGCCAAGCAGTTGCGAATGAGGTCTGTTGTTGTCAGTGTCGATGGCAAAGAATGTGCTCAAGTAGAATTGGAAGCCGACGTTACCTCTGCTGAAAGTGCCGAGGCCTTCGGCATCACCGTAGCCAAGGCCCTGGTGGCTAACGGCGCTGGAGACATTCTCGAAACTATCCAACAGAATAAGGCCAAAGAGAGCGTCTCTACTGCGGTTTAA
- a CDS encoding TAP42-like protein, which translates to MEEPQNLRSLFASAKEQKGALGSRGDTNADSYRDEVNATIAKFQECQHQVSMLSLFSSNELLEDISTGDIQYLTLEYHLAELLQQVATPDREAVLKRALEEYEKYLMHLDEYLLLSGGDKKLFEQYMANPTSFTLAPANDATARREIKVTRYREEKELKQKLEYLARNEARLQSDDDDTRSLYLAELQLYTHQTFQALDLLIQELSILSAMRNAPPRPPPTDDPRQRSNIGGLNYSDRLDPSISQLLRGGRGGPILDSKGKPMQPFTLLGRRTEMQQGVFRPGHNLPTMTIEEYLDEEHRRGNVIEGGGEKSGIKPEVDEDDHNIADQETMKARNWDEFTEANPKGAGNTLNRG; encoded by the exons ATGGAGGAACCCCAAAATCTTCGTTCTCTATTTGCATCAGCAAAGGAGCAAAAGGGCGCACTGGGATCGCGGGGTGACACCAACGCCGATAGCTACCGGGATGAGGTGAATGCGACAATTGCCAAATTCCAAGAATGCCAGCATCAAGTGAGCATGCTGTCTCTATTTAGCTCTAATGAGCTGCTGGAAGACATTTCAACCGGTGATATCCA GTATTTGACACTGGAATACCATCTAGCCGAGCTTTTGCAACAAGTTGCTACCCCAGATCGTGAAGCTGTCCTCAAGCGTGCACTCGAAGAATATGAGAAATACCTGATGCACCTAGATGAGTACCTGCTACTCTCTGGCGGAGATAAGAAGCTCTTTGAGCAGTACATGGCAAATCCGACCTCTTTTACCCTGGCGCCAGCCAACGACGCTACCGCCAGACGGGAAATTAAAGTGACACGGTAtcgggaagagaaagagCTCAAGCAGAAACTGGAG TACCTCGCACGCAACGAAGCTCGACTGCAAAGCGACGATGATGACACCCGATCTCTCTACCTAGCAGAGCTTCAGCTCTACACCCACCAAACTTTCCAGGCCTTAGATCTTCTGATCCAGGAATTGTCGATACTTTCAGCGATGCGTAACGCCCCGCCCCGCCCCCCACCGACGGACGATCCCAGACAGCGAAGCAATATCGGAGGTTTAAATTACTCGGACCGCTTGGATCCTTCAATTTCACAGCTTTTGAGGGGAGGCAGAGGGGGTCCTATCCTGGACAGCAAAGGAAAGCCAATGCAGCCGTTTACGTTGTTGGGCCGGCGTACAGAAATGCAACAAGGAGTCTTTCGTCCGGGTCATAACCTTCCTACGATGACGATTGAGGAATATCTAGATGAAGAGCATAGACGAGGAAATGTCATCGAAGGAGGAGGCGAGAAGTCTGGCATCAAACCGGAAGTCGACGAGGATGATCACAACATTGCCGACCAGGAGACGATGAAGGCACGAAATTGGGACGAGTTCACGGAAGCCAATCCGAAGGGTGCTGGAAACACACTGAACCGGGGATGA
- a CDS encoding Helicase, C-terminal, producing MEPEDVTSDLSSDEAATPRLTESHRQRAQNASFTALLEEHVINTPSNSPNGEHVEVSDAELSTARLLAKTEPGGGVLDPREYQIELFERARASNTIAVLDTGSGKTLVAVLLLKHILQMELNKRAHGTKPRVAFFLVDTVTLVFQQSAVLRNNLDQKVAHFFGNLGPDLWDKQTWDKHLEKYMVIVCTAEILNQSLLNGHIRIDQINLLIFDEAHHAKKEHPFARIIRDAYLKADIENRPRIFGMTASPVDAKCDLAEAAVQLETLLDSRIATTSDLTLLRNFVNKPMEVEWVYDKLPPPSETNLHSTLKTKYGDMLILEGVFRFASVASTELGGWCADQVWALALADEVLPKLEGSIGKVTDSDPRDSEKASEEIKRIQEASHLVNEYITDRAFMPSDLSPKLELLMGKLQEQFAKSPDTKCIVFTQRRNTAKVMLQLCEKLQIPNLRPEILVGVRKGDAIGMNSTFRRQFLVLAKFRKSEVNCLFATSVAEEGLDIPDCNLVVRFDLYDTFIQYVQSRGRARRADSVYATMVECGNRNHSMRLQEVRRAEHLMKNFCNLLPEDRKLYGDGHDMGVLVHEENRKRTYTVTRTGAMLTYRHAIGVLARFASSLQYENEISAKVTYVVMSENESFSCEVIMPEKSPVRRVLGCCESKKSLAKQSAAFDACLLLRKRNLLDEHFNSVYHKRLPAMRNAKLAITSKRTDQYKMRTKPSIWARQQGTIPIRLYAILIRLIPSEPLTRAHGSIVLLSREQITAIPTFPVFLDDDIETTVQSLCIDGCLEVASEELEIVTAFTLAVFHDVFHKTYKHVSEQFPYWLVPAREDIDVGMSTSLFDIIDWTALKYVQDNPKLVWSTDMEPESLLNRFIYDDWNGKYRYFPLAVDPNLRPSDPPPSYAPCRKWSDDIMNWSLSLSKNSRPKFFNRCIWTQPVLQAELVCLRRNFLDKMADEEKLSNSRCVICPQPLVLSTISKSVAATCFVFPAIITRMESYLIAEEGCKLLGLGGIKLEFALEALTKDSDNTEEHRSLQIHVQRGMGKNYERLELLGDSVLKMATSISLFVQNPDDDEYDYHVNRMCLICNKNLFKNATELKLYEFIRSRGFSRHMWYPPGLSLEYGRDHAKFVDSEGKHSLSEKTIADVCEALIGASLLSGGDDHRYDMAVKAVTVFVNSQKHTATSWKDYISAYSIPLYQKKAADGFEMNLAQQIFEKVGYEFKYPRLLRSAFTHPSYPLTWAKVPCYQRLEYLGDALLDMVCVEHLFHRFPTRDPQWLTEHKMAMVSNKFLGALAVKLGLHLHLQHFSNPLMIQNSKYAEELQLAESESNGEVNYWLSTSDSPKCLPDMLEAYLGAIFVDSSFDFTVIEAFFKRHILPFFHDMSIYDTFANRHPTTFLHSQMTHSYRCTEYCLKSAEVPTVEGETPCVFAAVMVHGQSIASAVASSSRSAKVRASTQALAVIDGMTLSEFQEKYHCACQGGQVSVDRANIGTAV from the exons ATGGAGCCCGAAGACGTGACCTCAGATCTATCTAGCGATGAAGCTGCGACCCCACGGCTCACGGAGTCTCACCGACAAAGAGCTCAGAATGCTTCTTTCACTGCACT GCTTGAAGAGCATGTTATCAACACGCCGAGCAATAGTCCCAATGGGGAACATGTCGAAGTATCTGATGCGGAACTGTCAACTGCTCGTTTGCTCGCAAAGACAGAACCCGGGGGTGGAGTCCTGGACCCTCGTGAGTATCAAATCGAGCTTTTTGAAAGAGCAAGGGCTAGCAACACAATTGCAGTTCTTGACACAGGGTCTGGAAAGACTCTAGTGGCTGTGCTTTTGCTCAAGCACATTCTCCAAATGGAACTTAACAAACGTGCACATGGCACAAAACCTCGCGTTGCCTTCTTTCTGGTGGACACTGTAACCTTGGTCTTTCAACAGTCTGCAGTATTGCGGAACAATCTCGACCAAAAAGTCGCTCATTTTTTCGGCAATCTTGGGCCTGACCTTTGGGACAAACAGACGTGGGACAAACATCTTGAAAAGTACATGGTGATTGTATGCACGGCAGAGATCTTGAACCAGTCTCTACTGAATGGCCACATAAGGATTGACCAGATTAATCTTCTGATCTTCGACGAAGCCCACCATGCCAAAAAGGAGCATCCGTTTGCTCG TATTATCCGAGACGCCTATCTAAAAGCAGATATTGAAAATCGGCCAAGGATTTTCGGGATGACTGCTTCCCCCGTTGATGCTAAGTGTGACTTAGCTGAAGCAGCAGT CCAACTCGAGACTCTTTTAGATAGTCGCATTGCAACAACATCTGATCTTACCCTCCTGCGAAATTTTGTGAACAAGCCAATGGAGGTAGAATGGGTCTACGACAAGCTTCCTCCGCCGTCTGAGACCAACCTGCATAGTACCCTGAAAACAAAGTATGGGGATATGCTGATCCTTGAAGGCGTATTTCGATTTGCATCGGTTGCAAGCACAGAATTAGGTGGTTGGTGCGCAGACCAGGTATgggctctggctctggcgGACGAAGTGCTGCCCAAGCTGGAGGGCAGCATCGGCAAAGTCACCGATTCTGATCCTCGGGATTCTGAAAAGGCCTCGGAGGAGATCAAACGAATCCAAGAAGCCAGCCATCTTGTCAACGAATACATTACAGACCGGGCATTTATGCCGAGTGATCTCAGTCCCAAACTCGAGCTTTTGATGGGAAAGCTGCAAGAACAGTTTGCGAAGTCGCCAGATACCAAATGCATTGTGTTCACGCAACGGCGCAATACCGCTAAAGTAATGTTACAACTATGCGAAAAGCTGCAAATTCCAAACCTCCGTCCTGAGATCTTGGTCGGTGTTCGCAAAGGAGATGCCATAGGAATGAATTCCACATTTCGTCGGCAGTTTCTGGTTTTGGCCAAGTTCCGAAAAAGTGAAGTTAACTGCTTG TTTGCAACATCGGTCGCAGAGGAAGGTCTTGACATCCCAGACTGTAACCTGGTGGTTAG ATTCGATCTGTATGACACTTTTATCCAATATGTCCAAAGCCGAGGCCGTGCCAGACGCGCCGACTCAGTG TACGCGACCATGGTTGAATGTGGTAATCGTAACCACAGCATGAGACTACAGGAAGTCCGAAGAGCAGAG CATCTCATGAAGAATTTCTGTAACCTGCTGCCGGAGGATCGAAAATTGTACGGAGACGGTCACGATATGGGAGTGCTCGTGCATGAGGAAAATCGGAAGAGAACATACACCGTCACGAGGACAGGCGCCATGTTGACCTATCGCCATGCGATTGGTGTACTGGCACGGTTTGCCAGCTCGTTG CAATACGAAAATGAGATTTCGGCCAAGGTTACATACGTTGTCATGTCAGAAAATGAATCATTCAGCTGTGAGGTAATCATGCCGGAGAAGTCGCCTGTGCGAAGAGTGCTTGGATGTTGCGAATCAAAGAAATCACTCGCTAAGCAATCCGCTGCTTTTGATGCATGCCTTCTGCTTCGCAAAAGAAATCTACTGGACGAGCACTTCAACTCTGTCTACCACAAACGCCTGCCAGCGATGCGCAATGCCAAATTGGCCATTACTTCAAAAAGGACTGACCAGTACAAGATGCGTACCAAGCCTTCAATATGGGCTAGGCAGCAGGGAACCATTCCAATACGGCTTTACGCAATACTCATTCGTCTCATTCCATCCGAGCCTTTGACCCGAGCTCACGGGAGTATCGTCTTGCTATCACGAGAGCAAATTACAGCAATACCGACTTTTCCTGTCTTCTTGGATGACGATATCGAGACTACTGTCCAGTCTTTGTGTATTGATGGGTGCCTTGAGGTTGCTTCCGAAGAGCTAGAAATTGTGACCGCATTTACGCTTGCTGTCTTTCATGATGTTTTTCACAAGACTTACAAGCACGTCTCGGAACAGTTTCCGTACTGGCTTGTACCTGCTCGTGAAGATATCGACGTTGGAATGTCAACAAGTCTCTTTGACATAATTGATTGGACTGCTTTGAAATACGTTCAAGATAACCCCAAACTTGTGTGGTCTACTGATATGGAGCCGGAGTCATTACTGAATCGATTCATCTACGATGACTGGAATGGAAAGTATCGATACTTCCCGCTTGCTGTAGACCCCAATCTACGTCCTTCAGACCCACCCCCATCTTATGCACCATGTCGAAAGTGGTCAGACGATATCATGAATTGGTCATTGAGTTTGAGCAAAAATTCACGTCCAAAATTCTTCAACCGATGTATCTGGACTCAGCCGGTCTTACAGGCAGAGTTGGTCTGCCTTCGGCGGAACTTTCTTGACAAAATGGCCGACGAAGAAAAACTATCCAACTCGAGATGCGTTATTTGTCCTCAACCATTGGTCTTGTCCACG ATTTCTAAGTCGGTGGCCGCGACGTGTTTTGTCTTTCCAGCAATTATCACACGAATGGAGTCATATCTGATCGCCGAGGAGGGATGCAAATTGTTGGGTCTTGGTGGTATTAAGCTCGAATTTGCCCTGGAAGCCCTCACCAAGGATTCAGACAACACCGAAGAGCATCGGAGCCTACAGATTCACGTTCAGCGAGGAATGGGAAAAAATTACGAGCGGCTTGAATTGCTAGGGGATTCTGTTCTCAAGATGGCAACATCGATTTCGCTCTTTGTTCAAAATCCCGACGATGATGAATACGACTATCACGTTAACAGAATGTGTCTCATCTGCAACAAGAACCTTTTTAAAAACGCAACTGAACTAAAGCTTTATGAGTTCATACGTAGTCGTGGGTTTTCTCG GCATATGTGGTATCCCCCAGGTCTTTCGCTTGAGTATGGTCGGGACCACGCCAAATTTGTTGATAGTGAAGGCAAGCACTCCTTATCCGAGAAGACTATAGCGGATGTCTGCGAGGCATTAATAGGAGCATCGTTGCTCTCAGGAGGCGACGATCATCGTTATGACATGGCCGTCAAAGCTGTGACCGTCTTCGTCAATAGCCAGAAACACACCGCAACCTCATGGAAAGACTACATCTCTGCATACTCTATTCCCTTGTACCAAAAGAAGGCGGCCGATGGGTTTGAAATGAACTTGGCTCAGCAGATCTTCGAGAAAGTAGGCTACGAGTTCAAGTATCCTCGTCTTCTGCGGTCAGCGTTCACGCATCCGTCTTATCCATTGACATGGGCCAAGGTCCCTTGCTACCAAAGGCTCGAGTACTTGGGTGATGCACTCCTGGACATGGTGTGCGTGGAGCACTTGTTTCATCGGTTTCCCACTCGAGATCCGCAGTGGTTGACTGAACACAAG ATGGCCATGGTCTCCAACAAGTTTCTCGGTGCTTTGGCTGTAAAACTAGggcttcatcttcatcttcagcATTTCAGCAATCCTCTCATGATTCAAAACAGCAAATACGCGGAAGAGCTTCAGCTTGCAGAGAGCGAAAGCAATGGAGAGGTAAACTATTGGCTTTCGACGTCAGATTCTCCAAAG TGTCTTCCCGACATGCTTGAGGCTTATCTCGGTGCCATATTTGTGGATTCTAGTTTCGACTTCACAGTGATTGAGGCCTTTTTCAAGAGACATATCCTGCCGTTCTTTCACGACATGTCAATCTATGACACGTTTGCAAATAGGCATCCAACA ACATTCCTTCATAGCCAAATGACTCACAGCTACCGATGCACCGAATACTGCTTGAAATCTGCAGAGGTTCCTACTGTGGAGGGGGAAACTCCCTGCGTCTTTGCTGCGGTTATGGTGCACGGCCAATCCATTGCCAGCGCAGTCGCATCTTCCAGTCGGTCTGCTAAAGTGAGGGCTAGCACCCAGGCATTGGCTGTAATTGATGGAATGACACTTTCTGAGTTCCAAGAGAAATATCACTGTGCTTGTCAAGGTGGACAGGTTTCGGTGGACCGTGCAAATATCGGAACGGCGGTTTGA